Proteins encoded in a region of the Spirochaetota bacterium genome:
- a CDS encoding SDR family oxidoreductase, whose translation MRFKDKVAIVTGCNTGIGEAIAMAFGREGASVVLADCVTDNLEGHAKKIKESGGRALPVKTDISSPDSVKEMAAKALGEFGRIDILVNNAAYTNISLKPFMNTEPHEWDGEINTTLRGTLNCCWAVLPQMAKQGYGRIVNITTAGVKTGSQYLSLYGASKAAVAQFTKSLAMEVMGQGILVNAVAPGMIKTGALNRVFGEDLLKTHLATQGVSRLGESGEVAGVVLFLSSDEASYVTGQHWSACGGLSPQ comes from the coding sequence ATGAGATTCAAAGACAAGGTCGCCATTGTGACCGGCTGCAACACGGGGATCGGCGAGGCCATTGCCATGGCCTTCGGCAGGGAAGGTGCGAGCGTCGTCCTTGCCGACTGCGTGACCGATAACCTGGAGGGCCACGCGAAAAAAATAAAAGAGAGCGGCGGCAGGGCGCTGCCGGTGAAGACAGACATCAGCAGCCCCGACAGCGTTAAGGAGATGGCCGCGAAGGCCCTCGGCGAATTCGGGCGGATAGACATCCTGGTCAACAACGCGGCCTACACGAATATCAGCCTGAAGCCCTTCATGAACACCGAGCCCCATGAATGGGACGGGGAGATAAACACCACCCTGCGGGGCACCCTGAACTGCTGCTGGGCCGTGCTGCCGCAGATGGCGAAGCAGGGCTACGGCAGGATCGTGAACATCACCACGGCCGGCGTGAAGACCGGGTCGCAGTACCTGTCGCTCTACGGCGCGTCCAAGGCCGCGGTGGCGCAGTTCACCAAGTCCCTGGCCATGGAGGTCATGGGGCAGGGAATCCTGGTGAACGCGGTGGCCCCCGGCATGATAAAGACCGGGGCGCTGAACCGTGTCTTCGGCGAAGACCTTCTCAAGACGCACCTGGCCACACAGGGCGTGAGCCGCCTCGGCGAGTCCGGGGAAGTGGCCGGGGTCGTGCTCTTCCTCTCCTCGGACGAGGCGAGCTACGTGACGGGCCAGCACTGGTCTGCCTGCGGCGGCCTCAGCCCGCAGTAG
- a CDS encoding helix-turn-helix transcriptional regulator has protein sequence MIAIAFGYFSENRKKADMIIVFTFCSLWGIFTLFILAEETGAIYSYPQFLHVNEPFELFMGPLIYYRFRILVEGKMKLSLLTLLLFAPGILAVLYFIPYFTLSGQEKLALAGFQNIQNGAVRAIYLAIVYGQTPWFVFCLALFIVHGSRMLSAKGLRLIMQKKVLVAYNLLWITIAITGYAVYLTGQSGMIRVMIIVTNCMIVLFYFIEKKYPELFLLIREDSSETRYKRSMLGGVNTGAVVERIQELMELERLYLDEDLSLKSLGSRLGITPHQLSEILNGTVRATFPTFVNAYRIEEAKKMLLENENIGVINAAYECGFKSKNAFNNAFSRREGMTPTEFIQQSKKRRA, from the coding sequence GTGATCGCCATCGCCTTCGGCTATTTCTCGGAAAATAGAAAAAAAGCCGACATGATCATCGTTTTTACCTTCTGTTCGCTATGGGGAATCTTCACCCTGTTCATTCTGGCGGAGGAAACCGGCGCCATCTATTCGTATCCTCAATTCCTCCATGTCAACGAGCCTTTCGAGCTTTTCATGGGCCCCCTGATATACTATCGTTTCAGGATACTGGTGGAAGGGAAAATGAAGCTCAGCCTTCTCACCCTGCTCCTTTTTGCGCCGGGGATCCTGGCGGTCCTCTATTTCATCCCCTATTTCACGCTGAGCGGACAGGAGAAGCTCGCCCTGGCCGGGTTCCAGAACATTCAGAACGGCGCCGTGCGCGCCATATATCTTGCGATCGTGTACGGCCAGACTCCATGGTTCGTATTCTGCCTAGCCCTTTTCATCGTCCACGGGTCCAGGATGCTTTCCGCCAAAGGGCTTCGGCTGATAATGCAGAAAAAAGTCCTCGTTGCTTATAATCTTCTCTGGATAACCATCGCCATAACCGGGTATGCCGTATATCTCACGGGGCAGAGCGGCATGATACGGGTGATGATAATCGTCACCAACTGCATGATCGTCCTTTTTTACTTCATAGAAAAGAAATACCCCGAATTGTTCCTCCTGATACGGGAAGACTCGAGCGAGACCAGGTACAAGCGGTCGATGCTCGGGGGCGTCAATACCGGCGCCGTCGTGGAGCGCATACAGGAGCTCATGGAGCTTGAACGGCTCTATCTCGACGAGGACCTGTCGCTGAAAAGCCTGGGCTCCCGCCTCGGCATCACGCCCCACCAGCTTTCGGAGATTCTCAACGGCACGGTGCGCGCCACGTTCCCCACTTTCGTGAACGCGTACCGGATCGAAGAAGCGAAGAAAATGCTCCTGGAAAACGAGAATATCGGCGTCATCAACGCGGCCTATGAATGCGGGTTCAAATCGAAAAACGCCTTTAACAACGCGTTTTCCAGGCGTGAAGGCATGACTCCCACGGAATTCATACAGCAAAGCAAAAAAAGGCGGGCCTGA
- a CDS encoding AraC family transcriptional regulator, whose protein sequence is MDAILNALIFAAACWLITISFGIFMEKRNRTEIIVIFSLLFLWGADSLFMLSEDTFFYRYYPHLLYLNQPFELFLGPLVYCRFKIMIEGKIRLDPLTALLFAPGVLAVVYFIPFFLQSPEVKLASVGFDTIHSGAARGIYLFIMYSAAPYLIACLVLGVIHGYRTLSKRGIRLLIQKKYFLGYNLLWISMLFIIYIAIVSDKSLMHRWTVLVITVLLIISYYWEKKHADFFLEMQKDASATRYAKSMLRGIDTKAVIERLQELMELEKIYLDEGLSLQQLSALLGITPHQLSEILNDRLDTNFRSYVNSYRIGAAKKLLLENDAMSVLRAALQCGFISKTVFNTAFLKSEGMTPTQFRDRNKKTPSDL, encoded by the coding sequence ATGGACGCCATCCTTAACGCATTAATTTTCGCGGCCGCCTGCTGGCTTATAACGATTTCCTTCGGGATTTTCATGGAAAAAAGAAATAGAACGGAAATCATAGTCATTTTCTCCCTGTTATTTCTCTGGGGAGCGGACTCCCTGTTCATGCTGTCAGAGGATACCTTTTTTTATCGATATTATCCGCATCTCCTGTATCTCAACCAGCCCTTCGAGCTTTTTCTGGGCCCCCTGGTGTATTGCCGTTTCAAGATAATGATAGAAGGAAAAATTCGATTGGACCCTCTTACCGCGCTCCTATTCGCGCCGGGGGTCCTTGCGGTCGTTTATTTCATTCCCTTTTTCCTGCAAAGCCCGGAAGTAAAGCTCGCGTCCGTGGGGTTCGATACCATTCATAGCGGGGCGGCGCGCGGCATCTATCTCTTCATCATGTACTCAGCGGCGCCGTATTTAATCGCATGCCTTGTCCTCGGGGTCATTCACGGTTACCGGACCCTTTCAAAAAGAGGCATCCGGCTTTTGATACAGAAAAAGTATTTCCTTGGCTATAATCTTTTATGGATATCCATGCTTTTCATCATTTATATCGCGATAGTCTCGGATAAGAGCCTGATGCACCGGTGGACGGTTCTCGTCATAACCGTCCTGCTCATTATTTCTTATTATTGGGAAAAAAAACACGCCGATTTTTTTCTTGAAATGCAAAAGGACGCGAGCGCGACACGATACGCGAAATCGATGCTCCGCGGCATCGACACGAAGGCGGTGATCGAGCGCCTGCAGGAGCTCATGGAGCTCGAAAAGATCTATCTTGACGAGGGCCTGTCCCTGCAGCAGTTAAGCGCCCTTCTCGGCATCACACCCCATCAGCTTTCTGAAATATTGAACGACCGGCTCGATACGAATTTTCGCTCCTACGTCAATTCATACAGGATCGGCGCCGCCAAAAAGCTACTCCTGGAGAACGACGCCATGAGTGTCCTCCGCGCGGCCCTCCAGTGCGGCTTTATCTCCAAGACCGTTTTCAATACCGCCTTTCTCAAATCGGAAGGAATGACCCCCACGCAGTTCAGGGATAGAAACAAAAAAACGCCTTCTGATTTGTAA
- a CDS encoding transposase gives MKIGAPVLRERKLNRKRGYDYSSPGAYFVTICVHGRMRKEPVFGSISNGTMSLNEWGTVAVRYWEEIPDHYDNVRLDEYCVMPDHIHGIIWIVGAMTVGDVPVRTEQCSVLTGTLSKIIKSFKNAVTKHIGKSIWQRSYYDRIIRDNDELYRIREYIKRNPKNWGNDV, from the coding sequence ATTAAAATTGGGGCGCCAGTGTTGAGAGAACGGAAATTGAACCGGAAACGCGGCTATGATTATTCGTCGCCCGGCGCATATTTTGTGACGATATGCGTTCATGGTCGCATGAGAAAAGAACCCGTATTCGGATCGATCAGCAACGGCACAATGTCGTTAAATGAATGGGGCACAGTTGCCGTACGTTACTGGGAAGAAATCCCGGACCATTATGACAACGTGCGGCTGGATGAATACTGCGTTATGCCGGACCATATTCATGGGATTATATGGATTGTTGGTGCCATGACCGTTGGTGACGTACCCGTAAGGACAGAACAATGTTCTGTCCTTACGGGTACGTTATCCAAAATCATCAAATCATTTAAAAACGCGGTAACGAAACATATCGGAAAATCGATATGGCAGCGGTCGTATTACGACCGGATCATCCGCGACAATGACGAATTATACCGCATCAGGGAATATATTAAACGAAATCCAAAAAATTGGGGAAATGACGTGTAG